In Candidatus Omnitrophota bacterium, the genomic stretch ATTACCGGAAGCTCTCCTCGAGTTTTTCTTTGATCGCTGATTCCGACCAGCCTACTTTTGTCAGCGAAGATAACTATGCTTACCGGCACCAGACTTTCGGCGTATTGACTTCCGAAGGTTATGCCCAGGAAGTAGTGAAGGGTTCAGCCAATCTTTCACCGGCTGCGACCGGCGGCACCGCAACCGATCAACCCGCCAAGTACAGCTGGGTAAAACGCAAGTTCAAGAGATGGCGTTAGCTATTGAAAAACTATAGCCAAAACAAGAAATTTCTGCTCATAGGGGTTTTGTCTTTTCTGGCTGTGACTTTGCTGCCGTATTTTGTTTCATTCTACAGCCAGATCGATACCGGCCTTTCCCGCGGTTATTCCCGCTTTTACGGTATCGGCGGCGCCATCAACGATCTGGCCCGCTGGTATGCGCATTTTCTTAATCTAAACTCCGCCAAACCTTTCAATATCGTCGGCATAACCGCTGATGAGTATTCCAGCAAGATGCTCGGTCAGCGCTGGCCGTTCAAGAGGTCCGCCTACGCCGGGCTCATCCGCATCCTGGACAAAGAAGGCGCGCGGGTGATAGGCTTTGATCTGATATTCTCCGGCGATTCCACCGATAAACAGGACGACCTGGAGCTGAGCATCGCGATGAAAGAGTCTTCCTGCCGCGTGGTCCTGGCCAACGCGATCAATTACCAGAACGGGACATTGATCAGCCTGCAGGATGATATACGCGCTGCCGCCTTTGCCGAAGGTTTCATAAATACGCCGACTGATCCGGATGAGGTCATTCGCAGGATCCGCGATGAATTCGCATATAACGACAGGGAAAAATATTATTCCTTATCCGTTCAGGTGGCTTCGGCATACCTGGATAAACCTGCCGGAGAGATCGTTTCCGGAATCCCCCATGTGAAATTAGGGGAGTATTTGATCAATTATCTTTTTGTCCCGGGCGACAGGAACAGGGCAGGCCGGGATATCGTAAAGACAGTGAATCTCTACCGGGTCCTTGACCCCGAGGAGTTATTAAAGCTCAAGAAAGAATACGGCGACAATTTCCTTAAAGGCAGCCTGGTCTTTGTTTACCCGGCAGGGGATATGGCCGGCGATATCAAATTGACACCTTTCGGCAAGCTCCCCGGCGGGATCACGCACATCAACGGCACGGCCAATATAATCACCGGCAGGTTCCTGAAGGCTAATGACCTTATAAGTTTTTTTCTGCTGTTTTTTTGCTTTGCCGCTGTTTTTTATATCCTGTCGCGCAGCAGTTTTCTCGCCGGGCTCCTGTTGACACTGGGCGTGATAATGGCGGGATTATGGCTGGCGGTGGCTTTGATAATGCGCGGGGTATTTTTCGACCTGTCCAGGCCGGTGATCTTCTGCACGGTATTTTTTGCCGCGGGCTCCCTCTACAAGTATCTTTATTTCTTCTCCCAGTTGTTGAAAATAAAATCAAAAGCGACCATGGACCCGCTGCGGGGGATATTTACCCTCAGGTATTTTTATTATCAGCTGGAGCTGGAATCGAAGAGGATGTACTTTAACCGGGCTCTTTACCTGGTATTCGTGCGCATGGGGTCTTTCCGCCCTGAGACAGAGGGCATGAGTTTGCCTGAGTTGAAAGGCCTTTGGCAG encodes the following:
- a CDS encoding CHASE2 domain-containing protein, which encodes MKNYSQNKKFLLIGVLSFLAVTLLPYFVSFYSQIDTGLSRGYSRFYGIGGAINDLARWYAHFLNLNSAKPFNIVGITADEYSSKMLGQRWPFKRSAYAGLIRILDKEGARVIGFDLIFSGDSTDKQDDLELSIAMKESSCRVVLANAINYQNGTLISLQDDIRAAAFAEGFINTPTDPDEVIRRIRDEFAYNDREKYYSLSVQVASAYLDKPAGEIVSGIPHVKLGEYLINYLFVPGDRNRAGRDIVKTVNLYRVLDPEELLKLKKEYGDNFLKGSLVFVYPAGDMAGDIKLTPFGKLPGGITHINGTANIITGRFLKANDLISFFLLFFCFAAVFYILSRSSFLAGLLLTLGVIMAGLWLAVALIMRGVFFDLSRPVIFCTVFFAAGSLYKYLYFFSQLLKIKSKATMDPLRGIFTLRYFYYQLELESKRMYFNRALYLVFVRMGSFRPETEGMSLPELKGLWQSILPVISVKDSFWSTYSAEELVAGIYCPASRIGAIVKGISNGLEFVLKEKQVNAAVQAGFVKYKRDYPVKELLFAAFKDIGAKPGEPRIFSEHELAGMFRSQVSQFSEGDKILDSLDQDIEEKNRELLGLVEKLSKEHARAKEIFFQVITSLVNALEARDPYTMGHSQRVCNYALRLADRLGWDKEEKEKLRKAALLHDLGKIGIPDSILHKPGGLTDEEFDFIKKHEVIAVKILEPIKDVADILDWILYHHERWDGKGYPHGLGGNAIPLASQVISIADVFDALTTGRDYKQALSYEESMSEIVRGKGSQFKPELVDVFVEEIKAAQS